TCCCGGTCAGGACCACGGCCACTCCGGGGCGGACTCGACGCGCAGCCAGACTCTCGAAGAACACGTCGACGCTCGGTCGGTAGGGTTGGGAGACGGGCTCGGGGGTGATCGAGAGTCGGCCGAGGTCGTCAAGTACGACGTGGTCGTCGGTCCCACTAACAAGGACGGTCCCGGGGACGGGTCGATCCCCTTCGCCGATGAGCCGGATGGGGAGTCGAGCGTGGCCGGCCAGCCATTTGGTGAGTCCCGGTGCGAATGAGGCGTCGATATGCTGGATGACCACGACGCTCGCCAACCAGTCGGCCGGCAGCAATTCGAGGACCTCGGCCAGAGCCTTCGGGCCGCCGGTCGAGGCCCCGATCACGACCATCGGCGGGAGGTCGTCGATCGGTGTCCCGATGCGGGGTGCCCCGGTGGGCCCCTGCGACGGCAGACGAGGAGACCTGCTCTCGATCGCGGACCGGCCACTGAGCTGGGCGAGCTGTGAGAGCTTGCGGACCAGATCCTCACCCCCGTTCACCACGCCGCCGGGGCCGAGGGCCGGCGTGTTCACCGCATCGAGGGCGCCGTGCCCCATCGCCTCGTAGACGCGGTCCATGTTTCCGCTGACCGTCGCCGTCACGACCAAAATCGGGCAGGGGCTGGAGCGCATGATCAGGCGGGTCGCCTCGACCCCGTCCATCCGGGGCATGATCAGGTCCATGAGCAAGGCGTCGGGCCGGTCGGCCGCGGCGAGGTCGACGGCCTCGACCCCGTCGGCGGCCGTCCAGGCCACCTCTGCGCCGGGAACCGCCCGCACCACGCGTCGCAGCGCCTCGGTCGCCAGTGGCGAGTCGTTCACGATGGCAACTTTCACCGTCGCACCGCCTCCCCGATCAGGTCGACGACGGTTGAGATGAACGTCTCGTCATGGAAACTCCCCTTGGTCAGGTAGGCGTCGGCGCCTGCTT
Above is a genomic segment from Tautonia marina containing:
- the cheB gene encoding chemotaxis-specific protein-glutamate methyltransferase CheB, with the protein product MKVAIVNDSPLATEALRRVVRAVPGAEVAWTAADGVEAVDLAAADRPDALLMDLIMPRMDGVEATRLIMRSSPCPILVVTATVSGNMDRVYEAMGHGALDAVNTPALGPGGVVNGGEDLVRKLSQLAQLSGRSAIESRSPRLPSQGPTGAPRIGTPIDDLPPMVVIGASTGGPKALAEVLELLPADWLASVVVIQHIDASFAPGLTKWLAGHARLPIRLIGEGDRPVPGTVLVSGTDDHVVLDDLGRLSITPEPVSQPYRPSVDVFFESLAARRVRPGVAVVLTGMGRDGARGLLALRELGWHTIAQDRETCTVWGMPRAAAELGAAIEILPPPRIGPSVIAAIDALAHHR